Proteins encoded within one genomic window of Gracilimonas sp.:
- the pyrR gene encoding bifunctional pyr operon transcriptional regulator/uracil phosphoribosyltransferase PyrR — MKKAKIMTAEDLDRTYLRFAHQFLEGYDDFSRLAIIGMQTRGVHMGKRIVREIKKEFDTDIDFGVLDVTFYRDDYRSKLKMPEVQVTEIPFDLYDRDIVLVDDVLYTGRTVRSAMDALMAYGRPRSIKFCCMVDRGHRELPISADYMGIYLPTYENEEVRVKVKEIDDEDAVYVVEVEVAENE; from the coding sequence TTGAAGAAAGCTAAAATCATGACTGCCGAGGACTTGGATCGCACGTATCTGCGATTTGCCCATCAATTTCTGGAGGGTTATGATGATTTTTCCCGTCTCGCCATAATAGGAATGCAAACCCGGGGAGTTCATATGGGGAAACGAATTGTGCGGGAAATCAAAAAAGAGTTTGATACCGATATCGATTTTGGCGTGCTGGATGTAACGTTTTACAGAGACGACTATCGCTCAAAATTAAAAATGCCGGAAGTTCAAGTCACCGAAATTCCCTTTGATTTATACGACAGAGATATTGTTTTAGTTGACGATGTGCTCTATACCGGTCGAACCGTTCGATCTGCCATGGATGCGTTGATGGCTTATGGGCGGCCAAGAAGCATAAAATTCTGCTGTATGGTAGATCGCGGACACCGGGAACTCCCAATTTCAGCAGATTATATGGGTATATATTTACCGACTTATGAGAACGAAGAGGTACGGGTAAAGGTGAAAGAAATTGATGATGAAGATGCCGTATATGTGGTAGAAGTGGAGGTAGCTGAAAATGAATAA